Proteins encoded by one window of Arachis ipaensis cultivar K30076 chromosome B04, Araip1.1, whole genome shotgun sequence:
- the LOC107638814 gene encoding CBBY-like protein codes for MEATVLSSTLQTRTLRLPCTFSYNNCYLPSTFSRRCSSTHPRPHYRHHHHLTQLPAFNSKPSRFARLSPLCSLSSEHSQESSDLAVLLEVDGVLMDAYRVGNRLAFNKAFEKLGLDCANWTEPIYADLLRRSAGDEEKMIILYFNRIGWPTSLPTNEKGQFTKSVLQEKEKAMEEFVMSKDLPLRPGVEQFIDDAYNEGIPVIILTAYSKSRDNIARTVKEKLGNDRSIKVITVGNTEVEQSLYGQLVSGKVISSGVDEELAKEAKRAVSAEKQRLAKEVASMLKLSVEIDTTLSESIDKIVAALRAGAEYARLPVCNCVLVAGSQTGVAGANRVGMPCVVLRSSLTSRAEFPLANATMDGFGGPDLTISKLRNICKKKQP; via the exons ATGGAAGCAACGGTGCTGAGTTCGACTCTGCAGACGCGGACACTGCGTCTTCCATGCACATTCAGTTACAATAACTGCTATCTTCCCTCAACCTTCTCCCGTCGATGCTCCTCCACTCATCCTCGCCCTCattatcgtcatcatcatcacctTACTCAACTTCCAGCTTTCAATTCAAAGCCTTCGCGCTTTGCTCGTTTATCTCCGCTATGCTCCTTATCCAGCGAGCACTCTCAGGAATCTTCTGACCTCGCTGTTCTTCTCGAAGTCGACGG GGTTCTTATGGACGCATACCGAGTGGGTAATAGATTAGCATTCAATAAAG CATTTGAGAAGCTTGGGCTTGACTGTGCAAACTGGACTGAACCTATCTATGCAGATCTTTTAAG GAGAAGTGCGggagatgaagagaagatgatAATTCTGTATTTTAATCGA ATTGGTTGGCCAACTTCATTGCCCACAAATGAGAAGGGACAGTTCACAAAAAGTGTTTTACAGGAAAAG GAAAAGGCAATGGAAGAGTTTGTGATGTCAAAAGACCTACCTTTGCGACCTGGAGTTGAACA GTTTATTGATGATGCGTATAATGAAGGAATTCCAGTAATAATACTTACAGCCTACAGTAAAAGCCGTGATAATATTGCCAG GACCGTAAAAGAAAAGCTTGGTAATGATCGAAGCATAAAGGTAATCACTGTGGGGAATACAGAGGTTGAGCAAAGTTTATATGGCCAACTAGTCTCAGGAAAGGTAATTTCTTCTGGTGTGGATGAAGAACTTGCCAAGGAAGCCAAAAGAGCAG TCTCTGCTGAGAAACAAAGGTTAGCAAAGGAGGTTGCATCCATGCTGAAGTTGAGTGTCGAGATTGATACCACCTTATCTGAAAG TATAGATAAGATTGTAGCTGCTCTACGTGCGGGAGCCGAATATGCTAGGTTACCTGTCTGCAACTGTGTACTTGTTGCAGGAAGCCAAACTGGAGTAGCTGGAGCTAATCGGGTGGGAATGCCGTGTGTTGTTTTAAGGAGCAG CTTGACATCTAGGGCTGAGTTCCCATTGGCAAATGCTACCATGGATGGTTTTGGAGGTCCAGATCTAACAATCTCTAAATTACGCAATATATGCAAGAAAAAACAGCCATGA
- the LOC107635991 gene encoding uncharacterized protein LOC107635991, producing MTSDWSFTQGGPEEDPSNEFEVGQQFKDKEEMMLAVKQYSIRKAVDYKIVESDQLRYNAQYIQFGTGCNWSILISYRRKLDSKVIAQYIFTMVKADPTISIRVIQGGVENNFGYKASYRKGLACKTESDCQNIWRLGGIVQRASSLVIRDADVLVGSTDTVMFHRVFWIFSPCVEAFKHFKPLISIDGTHLYGKYGGTLLMVIAQDGNANILPIAFAVVEGETKEAWSFFLSYLREHVTPQPGLLVISDRHKSIDSALNAEGTLWKPPHAFQAFRTRHIAANFMTHFKNNDLKKVLINVAYSKSQREFAHYFDRLRGKNVAITNWLEEMQWSQWAQYVDEGRRFGHMTTNISKCINTVMKGSRNFPITALVKSSYFRLGEPFARKGFEVLAQLQVGAEFSQTLVKAIELNSKHVNTMNVYQFDRSRTNFTVEELAAVPGSRQQNYQVLLNEGTCDCQEFRPIGHEDDWPSYEGSRIQCNPRMMRVKRDRPVSSRIRNNMDDVEHNDEKRCGLYRQNGHTRRTCTALDGGGASSSRC from the exons ATGACTTCGGATTGGTCGTTTACTCAGGGAGGCCCTGAAGAGGATCCAAGCAATGAGTTTGAGGTTGGGCAACAATTTAAAGACAAGGAAGAAATGATGTTAGCAGTTAAGCAGTACAGCATTAGGAAGGCTGTGGATTACAAAATAGTagagagtgaccagttgaggtaCAATGCACAGTATATCCAATTCGGCACCGGTTGTAATTGGAGCATACTCATATCGTATCGCCGGAA GTTGGATTCGAAGGTGATTGCGCAATACATCTTCACGATGGTCAAAGCCGATCCAACAATCAGCATTAGGGTTATCCAAGGAGGTGTGGAGAATAACTTTGGTTACAAGGCGTCCTACAGAAAAGGTTTGGCTTGCAAAACAGAGAGTGATTGCCAGAATATATGGCGATTGGGAGGAATAGTACAACGAGCTTCCTCGTTGGTTATTCGTGATGCAGATGTACTTGTCGG TTCCACAGATACTGTCATGTTTCATCGGGTTTTTTGGATATTTTCACCGTGTGTTGAGGCTTTCAAGCATTTCAAGCCACTTATTTCTATTGATGGCACTCACCTATATGGTAAATACGGTGGGACCTTACTGATGGTGATAGCGCAAGACGGGAATGCAAACATTCTGCCTATTGCATTTGCCGTTGTCGAGGGTGAGACAAAGGAGGCGTGGTCGTTCTTTCTATCGTATTTACGGGAGCATGTCACACCACAACCCGGGCTCTTAGTGATTTCAGACAGACACAAATCCATTGATAGTGCATTGAATGCCGAAGGGACTTTATGGAAACCACCTCATGCCTTCCAAGCCTTTCGTACAAGACACATTGCAGCCAACTTCATGACCCACTTTAAAAACAATGACTTGAAGAAGGTTCTAATTAACGTAGCGTATTCAAAGTCACAGCGTGAGTTTGCGCATTATTTTGACCGGCTGCGGGGCAAAAACGTGGCAATCACTAACTGGCTTGAGGAAATGCAATGGTCACAGTGGGCACAGTATGTTGATGAGGGTCGTCGATttggtcacatgacgacgaatataTCCAAGTGCATTAATACTGTGATGAAGGGGTCCCGCAATTTTCCAATCACCGCTCTCGTCAAGTCAAGTTATTTTCGATTGGGTGAACCTTTTGCAAGGAAGGGTTTCGAGGTACTGGCCCAACTTCAAGTCGGTGCTGAGTTCTCTCAGACGTTGGTGAAGGCCATAGAATTAAACTCCAAGCACGTGAATACCATGAATGTTTACCAGTTTGATCGATCGAGAACAAACTTCACGGTTGAAGAGCTAGCGGCAGTTCCTGGGTCCAGGCAACAGAATTATCAGGTGCTGCTTAATGAGGGCACGTGTGACT GTCAAGAGTTTCGACCGATAGGGCATGAGGATGACTGGCCATCTTATGAAGGATCTCGTATTCAGTGCAACCCGAGAATGATGAGAGTGAAGAGAGATCGGCCCGTGAGCTCGAGAATTCGCAACAACATGGATGACGTTGAGCATAACGACGAGAAGCGGTGCGGATTATACCGCCAGAATGGACACACACGAAGGACTTGTACCGCTCTTGATGGTGGAGGGGCGTCTTCTAGTCGATGTTAG